The Aspergillus luchuensis IFO 4308 DNA, chromosome 6, nearly complete sequence genome segment CTTCTCTGCAAAGCTGACATACAGAGATCATATGAGATTTTTTCTGTATGGCGCAATGATTTACCTGGCCTTAAAGGAATGGAATAAGGCGTTACATTGGCTAAGCATCGTCATATCGTCTCCTGTCAATGACTCTGTCAGCAAAATAATGATCGAAGGCTATAAGAAGTGGATATTAGCTAGCTTGCTGGCGCACGGAAAGGTAGTCAACTTGCAGAAGGACCCGAATTATGCTTTTGACTGACATACGCTACTGTTATAGTTGATCTCATCGCCTAGAGTGATCTCTGCACACGTTTTGAAAGTATATCAAACGTTAACAAAACCCTACGCATCCTTGGTCGACGCTTTTGAGAGGGGCGACTATCCAAGGTTGAGAGCTGAGATCGACATTGGTCGGTCAGTTTGGCGTACTGTACGTTAGCAGATGGGAGTACAATTGTCACGTATCGGTTAGACTGACGGTCTTCTAGGACAATAATGAGGGCCTAGTCTCCCAGCTGTTCTACGCTTACAATTCGTTTCTTGTTATCAAGCTAGGCAGGACTTTCTCTGCTCTCACTGCAGCGGATGTGGCACAACGCACGCTTGCACCATTGGCATTTTCTGCAAATATCGAAGACTTCGTGGCGTTGCTCGTAATGTCTGGCACCCTCAGCGCTACGCTACTGCATCTGCATGGTCAATCAGATGCAACAATGCTTCGGTTTTTTGCGCGCCGTGAATCGTACCTCAATAGTGAAATACGGATGCGAACACGATTGGTTGAAGAGGCTCGGGTACTAGGACTAATAACGAAAGATGCTAACCAATGTAGCAGTGAGTTGCAGCTGGGAAATGAAAGTCTTCAAATCTTATCTAGAAATCAGAGGTGGCCTGATGCTTCAAGGGTCAGTGGCGATGCTGTTGGAGAACTAAATGGTGGTCTGGAAATTGATGAAGACATCATGGGAGATGGTACCTGAAGTACAAGGAAACATCGGTGAACGTCATGCCGAACTTACCCATGTCCAATAGCGGATCTAGAAACAAGGCTAAGGTAATATGTACCCCAAGCCGACTTTTCCCAACAGTCCTGCATATGTAAGGTCCGCCTATAATGGCACGTTCGATACATCAATTGATGATTTCCTCTCTTGTTCAAATCACTGCCTCCTAGGGCATATGCCGGCATTACCATCAACAGCTAACATATAAGCTGCAATGTCTACCATATAGCTCTCTTACCACAGAGTATACTAATTGGATATAAATATGGTCATAGTACGGAGCACGCATCAATGGCCCTAGCTCAAAAAACTTAGAGGAATCCGCGTGAACAGTGAATGATCTACGCCCGTAGCTCATGCGTTCGAAGCTTATGTCTCAGGTTACATAAATTGGACATCACGCGCTGGCGTTCAACCCTTCTCTTACATGTCTTGGTTAGGTGCGAAGCACATAGAACTACCATTCATTACATGTAGATAGGTCGAACTATGATCAGCATGCAACACTATGTCCAAATTTGCTATGCAGCACCCCCGGGCCTCCTACAAAGCATTTGCGACATCATGAAATGGCACACGTCTTCATCAGACCAATAGCTGAGATGGCTAGCAATACTAGCAATCATTGATATATCGAAGGCCCCCCTGTGACAGATCAGCATTCTGTAATTAGATTCGAGATATTGTAAAGCATCCAAAGTGATAAGCAGGTGCCTTACTCTTGTATACTATAGTCGACCCTTCCATTGGAGTTCAAAGTCCTCACTTTCGCATCTTCAATCATAAGCCTCCTCCCATGATGATCGGTCCCAAGTGATTCAAAAGAGTCCCCTACGTTGCTCTGAGAATCCCTCGGCTTGCCGCCCTCCCCGGCCTTACGATAACCCTCATAGAGTGTTTCTAAATTTGAGTCAATGAGAGTAGGATTTCTGATATCTTCTGTTTGATGAGAAGAGCCGGGGTCAGCTGATGATTGTGATTTCTGGGCATGCAGAGTTGTATTAAGGCCTACTTCGGAGGATGCAGTATCTTCCGAAGTAAGACCAAGGCTTCGGTTAAGCAAACTGCTTGCGACACCGGATGTGAAGTTCGTCCACAATGACCCCACACTTTGTCCGACACGACTGCTAATCAATGATAGACTCTGACCCGATGTCGTCCAAATTCCTCTCTTGACTGACGGCAATGGCTGAGGTTTGAGTGATGACATTGCTGGCGAAATGAGAGGCTCTAGACGGTAACTAACCGGGTCAGAAGGATGGAAAATATTGAACAATTGTCGGCATTTTGGAGATGATATTGAAGTCAGAGTGTGATGCTGAAGCTTGTCATTTCCATAATCATGAAGCACAGAAGAGCTAGATTGCGACTTGACTGTCCCATTTTCGCCTTCGGGACGGGTTGATGATGCATATTGCCTCTGTGGTCGCCCAGCAATGGTTTTTCCCTTGAGCATCTGGAACAGTGCTATTGGAGACCCCAAACAGAATAAATCATCACAATCAAAGTCCAAATTATCGCCCTGGATTACTTTATCATGATTCTCGTCATAGCCACAATGCGAGGCTTCAGTAGGCCGTGAATTTTGCTGTTCATGACAAAGTATATCAAAAAGGATGGCGCTTCCAAGTGAATGCCCACAAAGGCTTACAGAGCCACGGAAAGAAGGGTTTCGCTTTTTGAAAAGATCCAAAATCCGGTTGCACTCCTGCTTGACTATCCGAGAGATATGCTCACAGTAATCACTTTGGTAGAGAAGCACATCCATCGCCAAATCTGAGATGAGGCCTCGAACTGCAGGAATATTGTCGAGTGTTACATCGGACAAGCTCGGATATGGGGTGCTCTCGGAGCCTTTCGCGTCACCCAGATCGAATTCTGTACGGGATTGGTGCTCCTTTTGATATGGGAAGTCCAGAAGATGTCTCCAGCACCTGGAACCTATTAGCCCTGGCACGCTAATAGTCCTCCCGGAAAATTACttgtgaagatggagaaaatGTCTAATGGTGGTGGGGCAAAGGTCAAAGCACATAATCAACTTTGAGACACAAGGCAGGGTGCTACTTACACCGGGAGAACCTGGATGCGGCAGTTTTCGTGCTTGTCCGGAAAATCAGAGTTAAGAGCCTGAAGATCAGGAGAGGCTCTGTAGACACTCTTTAGAGTTTTGCGCAAAACGTTGATGTCGTGTATGAAGTTAACACTCTCTAGACGCATGCCAAGTCGCTGACCGATTCCATGAGTGACCAAGACTAGGTGATCGATTCCCCGATCTTTATCCTCAACCTTCCTGGAATCCTCCATTTCCCTTTGTGCTTGCTTGCGTGCTCGCTCTTCGAGCTCAGCCATATCCGTTGAAACACGCTGCTCAACAGTCGGTTTTTCCTCGACCGAGATACCTTCATCGTCCGATGTTTGGTAACGAGACGTAAATGGTCCACCCATCTGTGAAACAGTCCTTTCCTGAGTATCCCCAGGCAAGACCTCTTGTAATTCTTCCCCAGATGATTTCATTTCGACGCCACTCTTATCCTCTGCCTCTTTCTGTTTGTTCGTTTCGTTATAACCACGTACGAGCTTCGTCCCTGGAATGCCACCAAGCTTTTGATAGACCGTTGTGCTCACCCTGGACATGAAATCGTCGTTCACCAGTAACGCTGTCTTAGAATCCTGATAAGTCACTATACTATTCATATAAGCACCAAACAGACGGTACGTTTCAGGTTCATTCCTAGCCACAGGAGTTGTATGCCCCAAATTCTCGGACTCATTGGAAGACCCGGGTACTGTAGGCAGAGTAAGCCTCTAACTTCGCGTAGACATGATTTCAATATTACCTTTTTCATTGTCATTTGTTCTCACAGGAAACTTAGCAGAGTAGGTAGGGCTTGTATACCGCCATGGCTTTGACTTGAGATAACCCTCTTCAAGCTGGGTAGCCAAGTTTTCTTCACATGGTTTTGTTGTCGACCCGTCTTGAAAAAACCAAGTTCCACGACGAACTTCGTAGACGGGGCCTGTCCAGTAGGCCGGCCGAAGCTCCCTTTGTTCAATAATAACATCAAAAAGCGAGTCTTCATTCACAGGAACCTTGGTCGGCTCGGACGACGCACCTCCTACCGACCTGCTGTATGAGTCATGCTCGTTCTCGACATCAGACTGTAAAAGTGCTTGAAATGCATCTTCGACGGCTTCAGAATCTCTGGAAATGAACGGGACAAACTTCTTCGGGGGCGCTAAAGGTTTCGAGTCACCCTTTTGATCGCGGGGCCCGGGCTTCCATTTGGGCGAATCCACAGCATAGAACCACCTAACCTTAAGCGGGGGACAGTCTTTGGGGTAGCGACGCGGACTCAACCCATGTCTATGTGACACTGTATGGTCCTCTCCTCGAGAACGTTGTAGGAGGTCTTTCGTACCGTTGTCGGGCTGCGGGGTCGTACTTCTAGGGGGTTTACCCGGAGTAAAGGCCCCAAAGAAAGTCCCCCTTTGACTGTCCTTTGACATCAAGCTCTTAAGAGCCCGGTATGACGGAGCACGAGCCAATGCGTTTGATAGCGAGCAAATGCGATGGCTATTGAATATGGTGACAACGCGGTTAGCATAGAAGAAGGCCACGTAGTTAGACTGCGCGATGGTGATATAGCCAATAGTTAAGGTAGACCAAAGATACTTCAGAGGATCAAAGCGCTAAATTGGTGTATGCTGACAAGATATAGATCTATTCACCGTTGTTCTCCTCGTGCTTTTACTGTCTTTAGTGCGTGGTCAACTAAGCATCTCAGAGCCTAGATAAGGTGAAGCTGCACCGAATTCTTGGCAAAGCCGAGCTCCAGGGTTGCAAGGAACCGACATTTACAGTAAGTCGCCGGCGTGGCAATGAGGAAACCCATGAAGCACACATCGACCGACTGGACTGCATTTAGATCCTGTCAGGGGCTACGCTACTGTATATCTACAAGATAGGCTACCCCATGTTCGACCTAGGATCACCTCAATAGACCTAGCAGGAATAAAACTGCGTACGGACTggtaactacttactacttactagtaccGACCAGCGCAAAGACCGTAATTACCATACAATACAGCAGAGAGTATGGCCGTGCTGATCATCGGGTGCCACGCGATTTAATTttcaatccatccatgacCATGATGGTGCAAATAAGCCGTAGAATGACCAGGTTTACAACCTTCAGATCCATCCATGTCATGGAATAAAATTGTAGGTGTTCATACTGCTAACTAATGAAGAGATCTGAACATACAAGGTGATCGAGTCTTACCTGTCGGCTACTAACTACAAAGTACTGTTACTACAAAAGCAGTACGTAGCAGTACTACTCCGTATTCGCAACCCCCACCTTTATTTCCCCACTTTCCTAGTAGGTAGAGGAAAATAGCGCAACTACGTACCTAGGTGCCTAAGTACGCCGTGCTTACTCCATTATAATAGTGCCGAGTGAAGACTGCCAACTTCTTCTTGTACCCATCTTTGATTCGAATTACATCATCAGATCGGTGACCCCTCTATACTGCTATATTCATACGCTCACAAACCCTATTGTAATACCATTGACGCCTCCTCACTAAGCTCTTAACTTGCCAGTCTGTCTGTATTGGAAAGTACCTGAGCAAACCCCCCTGAGGATGAACGTGATCAAACTCCAAAGGCAAGTCGATGGCTCCGATAGAAACCCCACCATTCGAGATATTGCCCGGCACCGACTGACTCTACAGCGCAGAAAATATCCGCAGTTCGAGCAATCGGAGATTTTCTCTCTCCAAGATGCTTTTCGAAAgctggatgttgatgataaAGGCTCCTTAGACGAGGCAACCGTTATTAAAGCCACCCAACAATCAGAACGAAAGCCCTATGATGTTGTGCGTCAGGCcttgaaagaagttgaaCTCGACAGCTCTCGCCGAGTCGAGCTCGAAGATTATGTGGACGTCAGTATGCCACTATCGCTGTGCTCTTTTGGTCGTCCCTCTGTACTGTGGTCGCTAAGACAAATCCCAACAGCTTATTTCTAAACTCCGCTTTGCCTCGACGCAAAATCAGGCGGCTTCGGCTCCTGCACCAGTCCTTCCGGGTAATGGAGTCGGCCCGTCTCGACATGTCTCCAAAGGCAGTATAGGAGGCAGGATTCATGTCCAAGGTTCCTCGGCGAATGTGACACATACGATTAACGAGGATGAGAGAACGGAATTCACTAGGCACATAAATGCTGTTCTTGCTGGTGATCCAGACATTGGTCACTCCCTACCCTTTCCCACCGACACGTTCGAAATGTTCGATAAATGTAAGGACGGCTTGGTGTTGGCGAAGTTGATCAATGATAGTGTCCCGGACACTATTGATGAGCGCGTTCTGAACAAAGccgggaagaagatcaaagaACTGAATGCATTCCATATGACGGAAAACAACAACATCGTGATCAATTCAGCCAAGGGTATTGGCTGTTCTGTTGTGAACATAGGAAGCGGCGACATCATAGAAGTGCGTGAGCACCTTATTCTGGGATTGATCTGGCAGATTATCCGCCGCGGTCTTTTGGGCAAGATTGATATCAAATTGCACCCTGAACTGTACCGGctcctggaagaagatgaaactTTGGAGCAGTTCCTACGCCTTCCACCGGAGCAGATTCTTCTACGTTGGTTCAATTATCATCTGAAGAACGCAAAATGGAACAGAAGGTATCTTGCACTCTCCTGGCAGGAGGTTTCCAGCTGTGAAACTACGACCAAACCTACAATCCTAGAGATGCAGCCGACTAACTCTGTTATAGGGTGACAAATTTCTCATCTGATGTTAAGGATGGTGAAAATTACACCGTGCTTCTGAATCAATTGGCCCCAGAGACCTGCTCGCGGAGTCCTCTTCAGACCCAGGATGTTCTTCAGAGGGCAGAACAAGTCTTGACGAATGCGGACAAACTAGGCTGTCGGAAGTTCCTGACACCCTCCTCGCTCGTCGCAGGGAACCCTAAACTGAACCTTGCTTTTGTGGCGAATTTGTTCAACACTATTCCAGGCCTCGACCCAatcaccgaagaagagaagctcgaAGTTGAAGATTTTGATGCTGAGGGTGAGCGGGAAGCCAGAGTTTTCACCCTGTGGCTCAACTCTCTCGACGTACAGCCCGCTGTCAATTCTCTATTTGATGATCTTAGGGATGGGACTGTATTGCTGCAAGCATATGACAAAGTGATGCCTGGCAGTGTCAACTGGAGACACGTCAATAAGCCTCCGGCTTCCGGGGGAGAAATGATGCGTTTCAAGGCAGTTGAGAATACTAACTACGCCACTGAGCTTGGGAAACACGTGGGATTTTCCTTGGTAGGTGTACAAGGAGCGGATATTACTGATGGTCAGCGAACTCTCAcgcttggtttggtttggcaACTAATGCGCCGGGATATCACAAATACACTCTCGGGCCTAGCCAAACGTATGGGCAAGCGCGAGATAACAGATTCGGAGATGATCAAATGGGCAAACGAAATGTCGCACCGCGGTGGCAGATCCTCATCGATACGCAACTTTAAGGACCAGTCGATCGCTTCaggccttttcctccttgacGTGCTCAATGGCATGAAGAGTAGCTATGTCGACTACGATCTCGTAACGCCTGGTCGGAACGACGAGGAGGCTTACGCAAACGCGAAGCTGAGCATCAGCATAGCGCGAAAGCTAGGTGCCACAATTTGGTTGGTACCTGAAGATATTTGCCAAGTGCGCTCTCGCCTGGTGACTACTTTCATCGGTAAGTTCCAAAAGCTTTGGCCTGTGGCGAGCAGCATCTATCCTACTAACACCATATGACTAGGCTCTCTGATGGCCACGTACGAAAAGATGCAGTGATGGCTCGGTAAAGATGTACACCAACGGTGCACCGCGCTTTTTCCTATCTACTCCTTTGTGAATTCTTACTGTCTTCAAAGTATATGTACGTACTAGTCATGACGCAGACAATAACAAGATGCTTCAATCCCCACCGTCTTGGAATGGCTGTATGTAAGACAGAATTGTGTACGAATGTGGGCATTCCCACATGCCATACTTCCTACTGCCTTGATAGCCGATAATTCTGACTCTACAACTGCAAAGTCGTCCTATTCATTCCACTAAGTGCAAGGAAAACATAGACTAGAGTGTAGCCTTCAGTCCAGACTCGTGATACGGCAGGTCAATACTTCATTCATGTCTTCCGGATTTCTCTTACCTTGTATTCTCCCCACAAACTAACATGACGACCAATTCTACAGACTACAGAGTTACAAATCGTTTTCGAAGCGGTGTTGCAGGATATGCACGAAGTCGACCGGTCTTCCGAGACGGTAAAGGTCAATGATCATCGACTATATTAGAATGCGAGCTCAAGACGGATAACGGATCGCTGTTGATCGTGACGAAAGGACGAGACAGTCTGGCGATACGataaacaagaaaaaggcCCGCTCGACGTTCGTTCGGTCATGATTCGAGCTGCTGACCATGATAAATACCAATGTTAAGCAATAGTACCAAAGCCCCAATGCCTCGTATCTTTGCGCCAGCACTTCCAGGAGTTGGCCCCTTCGTGTTCTCTCTCTGCTAATGAACACTGCAATTTAGAAGGATTAAATGGCAAAGGAAAGCACATAGGAAGAATTAatgcaaaaggaaaaataatGGAAAGCAAGACAAGAGAGCAATggaatgaagagaagagcgCACGTGCATggggggtggaagaggggaacgGCAGCTCGGGGGAGGGGTCAGGAAAATAGCGCCAGTATTGAACAGCGACAGAGCGAATTAAACATCCAGGTCGATCACCAACGTGCACTGATGACATCTTAAGCTTCACGTTATACCCCTCGGGCCTTGAAAACAATCCAGCACAGATTGAGGTCTTTGGCCAAGTGTATGGTACGAGATCTGATAGTTCATGAAGCCAAAATAACCTACTCGGCTGTATCAAGCTCATCATGAGCGGAGGTCAAGGGTTCTAAGGGGACTGCGACAAATGATCAGCCACGACTAGAAGTGGGTGCATGCATCAATGAGCATACCTTTCCTGTCTTCACCATTGGGGATATTCTCCCGCTCGTCCTCGCGTCGTTCACGATCGTCATCACGGCGCTCCCTTTCATCCTTGATATCGCGGTCCCTCTCATCAGGGCTTCGAGAGCGGTCACGGGAACGTTCACGGTCCCGGTCGCGGCGATCATAATCCCGGTCACGGCGATCATAGTCGCGATCGCGGCGGTCATAGTCGCGGTCATGTCGGTCATAATCCCGTTCGTACCTGTCGTCCCTTCGGGGAGAATAGTCGCCACGACCACGTCTAGGAGAAGGAGAGCGGCCACGTCGTGGCGGAGTACGGTCACGTCGCCGGTCCCGGCCAGAGTCAAAAcgccaagaagcagatggaGGAGTACGCGCCCACTTTAACCATGTCAGCCAAGTTATAGATTCCATAGTCTTCTACTCACCTCAATTTTCAACAGATCATCGCGGCCAATCCGCTTATTATGCATTTCATGGTATGCATCATCTGCGTCGCGGCGGCTCTCGTACTCCACAAAGGCAAACCTTATGTCGTGAGCAAGTATCATTCAGGGTTCGAAGCCTGGATTAAACATACAGTCTGCTGGAAGGGGTACGCGGCGCTGGGATGTCACAGCGGACAAGACGTCCATATCTAAGTCATTGTTAGAAGAATTTCCACATACATATCAATCATTAAATATATGGTGCAAGGCAACTGTGAGAGGAAAACTCTTTCGGAGGGTCCCCCTTCAAGGAGTCCCCTCTCCAAGGAAATCGGATAAACAAGCAAATCTCTATCATAGTATGATATAGAGAGCGGCACCGACGTCGGTTTGCGGGACTCAGCCAAGGTGAATTGCGAGAATGGACACGGGTCGTATAGTCATGGTAGCGCGTAGCAATCGATGAGCGGCACGTACCGTTCGAATTCGTAGGCAAGGTCGCGAGCTCGGGTCCCGTGCCCGAAGCCGGTGACATAGAGTGTAGTACCAGGTCGAGACATTGTGTGTCAGCCAGTGAGGTTGTGTGGTTGTATGCTGAACTGGGTAGGCAAATCAACAATGGTGGTGTGGATGCGAGTGAAGCAAGAATGGGCAGGATGTAAGGAAGTCAGAGACAATTCAGGAACTACAGCTAAGTTTGTATGCCACAAGCGAAGTATCCAGGGATGTTCTAGTTGCCTATTACATAATGTCTGAGTCAGTAATTAACTCAGAAACGGATACAATTGATATGTTACTTGCGAAAAATTACATGAGTAACATGATATGTCTCTTGATATAACCACGCTGCAGATAAATAGAGAGAACCCTTTGAGTTGAGTAAATGAAGGATGTGCCTCGTTTCTTACCTGATTGACTGAAGCTTCACATCAACTAAATAGTCAGTCTAACACCTGAGGCTAGGACGCTGATAGTCCCGGGATATTAATCATCATTTACTGC includes the following:
- the sac6 gene encoding fimbrin (BUSCO:EOG0926140Q;~COG:Z;~EggNog:ENOG410PGNK;~InterPro:IPR011992,IPR039959,IPR001715,IPR001589, IPR036872;~PFAM:PF00307;~go_function: GO:0005515 - protein binding [Evidence IEA];~go_function: GO:0051015 - actin filament binding [Evidence IEA];~go_process: GO:0051017 - actin filament bundle assembly [Evidence IEA]) is translated as MNVIKLQRKYPQFEQSEIFSLQDAFRKLDVDDKGSLDEATVIKATQQSERKPYDVVRQALKEVELDSSRRVELEDYVDLISKLRFASTQNQAASAPAPVLPGNGVGPSRHVSKGSIGGRIHVQGSSANVTHTINEDERTEFTRHINAVLAGDPDIGHSLPFPTDTFEMFDKCKDGLVLAKLINDSVPDTIDERVLNKAGKKIKELNAFHMTENNNIVINSAKGIGCSVVNIGSGDIIEVREHLILGLIWQIIRRGLLGKIDIKLHPELYRLLEEDETLEQFLRLPPEQILLRWFNYHLKNAKWNRRVTNFSSDVKDGENYTVLLNQLAPETCSRSPLQTQDVLQRAEQVLTNADKLGCRKFLTPSSLVAGNPKLNLAFVANLFNTIPGLDPITEEEKLEVEDFDAEGEREARVFTLWLNSLDVQPAVNSLFDDLRDGTVLLQAYDKVMPGSVNWRHVNKPPASGGEMMRFKAVENTNYATELGKHVGFSLVGVQGADITDGQRTLTLGLVWQLMRRDITNTLSGLAKRMGKREITDSEMIKWANEMSHRGGRSSSIRNFKDQSIASGLFLLDVLNGMKSSYVDYDLVTPGRNDEEAYANAKLSISIARKLGATIWLVPEDICQVRSRLVTTFIGSLMATYEKMQ
- a CDS encoding putative COP9 subunit 3 (COG:O,T;~EggNog:ENOG410PP3T;~InterPro:IPR037753;~go_component: GO:0008180 - COP9 signalosome [Evidence IEA]), which produces MAEILAHLTSASSELRAISDTRDERYDTQMRDLVAYIKNYDKDLDTQYLLDNLDPSQHTLSYLLILNIHVDSLQKRTKENVPDEIKPGNDLWAEVAYFLQHFDPIQVRYAGYEWRRLVELLAQAAEVTAKPFLAVHVIKEALLRLNSPGVLTSLHVTFLRLTLLSKSYHHALPVMERWVFQFPTSSVQAYRKHISRPLCSEDTFGDTFISDASGFSAKLTYRDHMRFFLYGAMIYLALKEWNKALHWLSIVISSPVNDSVSKIMIEGYKKWILASLLAHGKLISSPRVISAHVLKVYQTLTKPYASLVDAFERGDYPRLRAEIDIGRSVWRTDNNEGLVSQLFYAYNSFLVIKLGRTFSALTAADVAQRTLAPLAFSANIEDFVALLVMSGTLSATLLHLHGQSDATMLRFFARRESYLNSEIRMRTRLVEEARVLGLITKDANQCSSELQLGNESLQILSRNQRWPDASRVSGDAVGELNGGLEIDEDIMGDGT
- a CDS encoding DDHD family phospholipase (COG:I,U;~EggNog:ENOG410PFD2;~InterPro:IPR004177;~PFAM:PF02862;~go_function: GO:0046872 - metal ion binding [Evidence IEA]), giving the protein MSKDSQRGTFFGAFTPGKPPRSTTPQPDNGTKDLLQRSRGEDHTVSHRHGLSPRRYPKDCPPLKVRWFYAVDSPKWKPGPRDQKGDSKPLAPPKKFVPFISRDSEAVEDAFQALLQSDVENEHDSYSRSVGGASSEPTKVPVNEDSLFDVIIEQRELRPAYWTGPVYEVRRGTWFFQDGSTTKPCEENLATQLEEGYLKSKPWRYTSPTYSAKFPVRTNDNEKVPGSSNESENLGHTTPVARNEPETYRLFGAYMNSIVTYQDSKTALLVNDDFMSRVSTTVYQKLGGIPGTKLVRGYNETNKQKEAEDKSGVEMKSSGEELQEVLPGDTQERTVSQMGGPFTSRYQTSDDEGISVEEKPTVEQRVSTDMAELEERARKQAQREMEDSRKVEDKDRGIDHLVLVTHGIGQRLGMRLESVNFIHDINVLRKTLKSVYRASPDLQALNSDFPDKHENCRIQVLPVCWRHLLDFPYQKEHQSRTEFDLGDAKGSESTPYPSLSDVTLDNIPAVRGLISDLAMDVLLYQSDYCEHISRIVKQECNRILDLFKKRNPSFRGSVSLCGHSLGSAILFDILCHEQQNSRPTEASHCGYDENHDKVIQGDNLDFDCDDLFCLGSPIALFQMLKGKTIAGRPQRQYASSTRPEGENGTVKSQSSSSVLHDYGNDKLQHHTLTSISSPKCRQLFNIFHPSDPVSYRLEPLISPAMSSLKPQPLPSVKRGIWTTSGQSLSLISSRVGQSVGSLWTNFTSGVASSLLNRSLGLTSEDTASSEVGLNTTLHAQKSQSSADPGSSHQTEDIRNPTLIDSNLETLYEGYRKAGEGGKPRDSQSNVGDSFESLGTDHHGRRLMIEDAKVRTLNSNGRVDYSIQEGAFDISMIASIASHLSYWSDEDVCHFMMSQMLCRRPGGAA
- a CDS encoding RNA-binding protein (COG:A;~EggNog:ENOG410PXS7;~InterPro:IPR034403,IPR000504,IPR012677,IPR035979;~PFAM:PF00076;~go_function: GO:0003676 - nucleic acid binding [Evidence IEA]); this encodes MSRPGTTLYVTGFGHGTRARDLAYEFERYGRLVRCDIPAPRTPSSRLFAFVEYESRRDADDAYHEMHNKRIGRDDLLKIEWARTPPSASWRFDSGRDRRRDRTPPRRGRSPSPRRGRGDYSPRRDDRYERDYDRHDRDYDRRDRDYDRRDRDYDRRDRDRERSRDRSRSPDERDRDIKDERERRDDDRERREDERENIPNGEDRKVPLEPLTSAHDELDTAE